One Nocardia iowensis DNA window includes the following coding sequences:
- a CDS encoding AMP-binding protein: protein MVTDVIDVGANFAVARKALWDLFLEPQTYPRLFAGIGACEHVDSRADTRIVQVRIGTAESGIRTYQLRLTVRRWYESFEVQCPGTGSFVSVRLRGDEDRTKIVVTVFAPGRLHPLIVDQPNAAVVSWVNSGLRRAVDVIRGARTSTVINAENSPLRRQVSVAKQMITVGVGRTTNLATGVKQARSLAKWGFNLAGGYAAAAAHAPDRIAIIDEAGTRTFAEMHARTNALAGALAGLDLGFGDTVGLLSRNHAGMVECMVAAGKLGVDVALLNVGLSGRQIEDIVQRHRLAALFVDGDLEQLVRYLRTDLQRFNTDGRPPVPHRTTIDDLIAKGERHFRLPNRAGRLIVLTSGTSGTPKGARRPEPKGFGTIAALLSRIPLPMAEPMLIPAPLFHTWGLAGLQISTPLRATVVLPERFDAEDCLRLVAEHRVASMIVVPTMVHRILDLPTAVRARYDTSSLRAVVSCGAPLAAATVLRFMDVYGDILYNVYGSTEVSWATIATPDDLRTAPTTAGRPPLGTRIAVLGPDQRPVPIGVTGHIFVGNHMLFDGYVNSAPPAEADGMLDTGDLGYLDVAGRLFIAGRDDEMIISGGENVFPRPVEEALAHLPQVSEVAVVGVPDQEFGQRLAAFVVKREGAGLDSDMIRAYIRNRLSRFSVPRDVTFLAKLPRGETGKIIKHLLIGSQPGESPMPSALGDPHVIT, encoded by the coding sequence TTGGTTACCGACGTCATCGATGTGGGCGCGAATTTCGCGGTTGCCCGTAAAGCACTGTGGGATCTGTTTCTCGAACCGCAGACCTACCCACGATTGTTCGCCGGAATCGGCGCCTGCGAGCACGTGGATTCCCGTGCGGACACCCGAATTGTGCAGGTGCGCATCGGCACCGCCGAATCCGGGATTCGCACGTATCAGCTTCGGCTCACCGTGCGGCGCTGGTACGAAAGCTTCGAGGTGCAGTGCCCGGGTACCGGCAGCTTCGTCTCGGTCCGCCTGCGTGGCGACGAGGACCGCACCAAGATCGTCGTCACCGTGTTCGCGCCGGGCCGGTTGCATCCGCTGATCGTCGACCAGCCCAACGCCGCCGTGGTGTCGTGGGTGAACAGTGGATTGCGGCGCGCGGTCGATGTCATCCGTGGTGCACGGACCTCCACGGTGATCAATGCCGAGAATTCCCCACTGCGGCGGCAGGTCAGCGTGGCCAAACAGATGATCACCGTCGGCGTCGGGCGCACCACGAACCTCGCGACCGGCGTCAAACAGGCGCGCTCCCTTGCGAAATGGGGATTCAATCTGGCGGGCGGCTACGCGGCGGCGGCCGCGCACGCACCGGATCGGATCGCCATCATCGACGAGGCCGGCACCCGCACCTTCGCCGAGATGCACGCGCGGACGAACGCGCTGGCCGGTGCGCTGGCCGGGCTCGACCTCGGCTTCGGCGATACGGTAGGTCTGCTCTCCCGCAACCACGCCGGAATGGTCGAATGCATGGTCGCCGCAGGGAAACTCGGCGTCGACGTGGCGCTGTTGAATGTGGGGCTGTCCGGTCGGCAGATCGAGGACATCGTGCAGCGCCACCGGCTCGCCGCGCTGTTCGTCGACGGCGATCTCGAGCAACTGGTCCGGTATCTGCGCACCGACCTGCAACGCTTCAACACCGACGGTCGCCCGCCGGTGCCGCACCGGACCACTATCGACGATCTGATCGCGAAGGGAGAGCGGCACTTTCGTCTTCCGAACCGGGCGGGCAGGCTGATCGTGCTGACCTCGGGAACCAGCGGCACACCAAAGGGCGCCCGGCGCCCGGAGCCCAAGGGCTTCGGCACCATCGCGGCCCTGCTGTCGCGGATCCCGCTCCCGATGGCGGAGCCGATGCTCATCCCGGCGCCGCTCTTTCACACCTGGGGCCTGGCCGGTCTCCAGATCAGTACGCCGCTCCGCGCGACCGTGGTCCTGCCGGAGCGTTTCGACGCCGAGGACTGTCTGCGGCTCGTCGCCGAACACCGGGTCGCCAGCATGATCGTCGTGCCGACGATGGTGCACAGGATCCTCGATCTGCCCACCGCGGTACGTGCTCGCTACGACACGTCGAGCCTGCGCGCCGTGGTCAGCTGCGGCGCCCCGCTGGCCGCGGCGACGGTGCTGCGATTCATGGATGTCTACGGCGATATCCTCTACAACGTCTATGGTTCCACCGAGGTCTCCTGGGCCACCATCGCCACCCCCGACGACCTGCGGACCGCACCGACCACCGCGGGCAGACCACCGCTTGGCACCAGAATCGCTGTGCTCGGACCGGACCAGCGCCCGGTTCCGATCGGTGTCACCGGGCACATCTTCGTCGGCAATCACATGCTGTTCGACGGCTATGTGAACTCGGCGCCGCCCGCGGAAGCCGACGGGATGCTCGACACCGGCGACCTCGGGTATCTCGATGTCGCAGGGCGACTGTTCATTGCGGGGCGCGATGACGAGATGATCATCTCCGGGGGCGAGAACGTCTTTCCACGGCCGGTCGAAGAGGCCCTCGCTCACCTGCCACAGGTAAGCGAGGTTGCCGTAGTCGGCGTCCCGGATCAGGAATTCGGCCAGCGCCTCGCCGCGTTCGTGGTGAAACGCGAAGGCGCGGGCCTGGATTCGGACATGATCCGGGCCTACATTCGCAACCGGTTGAGCCGCTTCTCGGTTCCGCGCGACGTCACCTTCCTCGCCAAGTTGCCGCGCGGCGAAACCGGCAAGATCATCAAGCATCTGCTCATCGGATCGCAGCCCGGCGAATCGCCGATGCCGTCTGCGCTTGGCGATCCGCATGTGATCACGTGA
- a CDS encoding alpha/beta hydrolase, whose product MGVGDRQGNRRGVRVTALIGAAVLMCSGGVAFADSDATIAERVSASAHQSPNGSRLIGAEHGPGRVLDLTVYSAAMGRSVPVEVLPAADVSKPAPTLYLLNGIDGGTDTGNWQDGGNWFTKTDAQRFFADQQVTVVMPVGGGGTLFADWRSDDPVLGRQQWTTFLTAELPVVIDSAFRGTGANAIAGPSMASSAVFRLALAAPGRYRAIGSYSGCVRTSDPSGQAMVDAMVIAQRGNPVNMWGPPTDPAWAANDPYLHAGRLRGTTIYVSSGTGQPGPLDTLDGPGINANPVKLLDQLTIGGMLDAITAACTAQLRDRLRELDIPATFDSRPTGTHSWGYWQQDLHNSWPLLRAALGD is encoded by the coding sequence ATGGGTGTCGGGGACCGACAGGGAAACCGTCGCGGTGTGCGGGTGACCGCCCTGATCGGTGCCGCGGTTCTGATGTGCTCGGGCGGGGTCGCTTTCGCCGACTCGGACGCCACGATCGCGGAGCGGGTGTCGGCGTCGGCACACCAGTCACCGAACGGGTCGCGGCTGATCGGCGCGGAGCATGGGCCGGGCCGGGTACTCGACCTGACGGTGTACTCCGCCGCGATGGGACGTAGCGTGCCGGTGGAAGTTCTTCCGGCAGCCGATGTTTCGAAGCCGGCGCCGACCCTGTATCTGCTCAACGGGATCGACGGCGGCACCGACACCGGAAATTGGCAGGACGGCGGAAATTGGTTCACCAAGACCGACGCCCAGCGCTTCTTCGCTGATCAGCAAGTCACGGTGGTGATGCCGGTCGGCGGTGGCGGCACCCTCTTCGCCGATTGGCGGTCCGACGATCCGGTTCTCGGCAGACAACAGTGGACTACTTTTCTCACTGCCGAACTGCCTGTCGTCATCGACTCCGCGTTTCGCGGTACCGGGGCGAATGCCATTGCGGGGCCGTCGATGGCGAGCTCCGCGGTGTTTCGGCTCGCCCTCGCCGCGCCCGGGCGCTATCGCGCGATCGGCTCCTATAGCGGCTGCGTGCGCACCAGTGACCCGTCCGGACAAGCGATGGTCGACGCCATGGTGATCGCTCAGCGCGGCAACCCGGTGAACATGTGGGGCCCGCCCACCGATCCGGCGTGGGCCGCCAACGATCCCTATCTGCACGCGGGTCGCCTGCGCGGCACGACCATCTATGTATCGAGCGGTACCGGGCAGCCCGGTCCGCTCGATACCTTGGACGGTCCCGGGATCAACGCGAATCCGGTGAAGCTCCTTGACCAGCTGACCATCGGCGGAATGCTGGACGCCATTACCGCGGCGTGTACAGCGCAGCTACGAGACCGGTTGCGGGAGTTGGATATTCCCGCGACGTTCGACTCGCGGCCAACCGGCACGCATTCCTGGGGGTATTGGCAGCAAGACCTGCACAACTCCTGGCCGTTGCTCCGTGCGGCGCTCGGCGACTGA
- a CDS encoding condensation domain-containing protein translates to MIDLGLIDEWNPAPGRLVTWVAAPESVARAAEAPVHPAPPSHQQEEYLRLADRHAGADFRYSGLCLVTVEIPMGDLDRDAMTRSINAFLLRHDTFRTWFAIGPGGTIRRHLVPEEVVEFVPIDHGELDDAEAIREHVQKTTPGPFQWDCFTFGAIEHGDSTTVYLAVDHLHTDGLGQYLSCSDLAYLYAREAWNVGDMLEPAASYLDYCTAEREYTARLTLASPGVRKWLELIRGNDGELPCFPLDLGKRTDGYNRSAHRSITLLTEADARRFEQVCRANGAEFVGGIFAAAALAEAELTGSDYYFGMTPLSTRTSAAERASVGWYVTLVPVAFPIAATSFARAVTIAQRAYENGIRLAPTSFHRVLELLPADTDIHIQPGWATPMISYVDARDFAGHEFFDLVHGGIFANRAASEEVLVWINRMPSETSLSVIFPDTPVAHESVQRYIHTMRRMFEAVAAQSG, encoded by the coding sequence GTGATCGACCTCGGGCTGATCGATGAATGGAACCCGGCGCCCGGTCGGCTGGTGACCTGGGTGGCCGCACCGGAATCGGTCGCGCGCGCGGCCGAGGCGCCCGTACATCCCGCACCACCGTCGCATCAACAGGAGGAATACCTCCGGCTCGCCGATCGGCACGCCGGGGCCGACTTCCGTTACTCGGGTCTGTGCCTGGTAACCGTCGAGATACCCATGGGCGACCTCGATCGGGACGCGATGACGCGCAGCATCAACGCCTTCCTGCTACGCCACGACACCTTCCGGACCTGGTTCGCCATCGGCCCCGGCGGGACGATCCGGCGGCACCTGGTACCCGAAGAGGTAGTCGAATTCGTTCCCATCGACCACGGCGAGCTCGATGACGCGGAAGCCATCCGGGAGCACGTGCAGAAGACGACTCCCGGTCCCTTCCAATGGGATTGCTTCACCTTCGGTGCGATCGAGCATGGTGACTCGACCACGGTCTACCTCGCGGTGGACCATCTGCACACCGACGGGCTCGGGCAATACCTGTCCTGCTCCGACCTGGCCTACCTGTATGCGCGCGAAGCCTGGAACGTCGGCGACATGCTGGAACCCGCTGCCAGCTACCTCGACTACTGCACCGCGGAACGCGAATATACCGCGCGGTTGACCCTCGCCTCGCCGGGAGTCCGGAAATGGCTGGAGTTGATCCGCGGCAACGACGGCGAATTGCCTTGCTTTCCTTTGGATCTCGGCAAACGCACGGATGGATACAATCGCAGCGCACACCGCAGCATCACGTTGCTCACCGAGGCCGACGCTCGCCGATTCGAACAAGTGTGCCGGGCCAACGGCGCCGAATTCGTCGGCGGCATCTTCGCCGCGGCGGCGCTGGCCGAAGCCGAACTCACCGGCAGCGACTACTACTTCGGCATGACACCGCTCAGCACCCGTACCTCGGCCGCGGAACGAGCCTCGGTGGGTTGGTATGTCACCCTTGTCCCAGTGGCGTTCCCGATCGCGGCCACCTCCTTCGCCCGCGCCGTGACCATCGCGCAGCGGGCCTACGAGAACGGTATCCGGCTCGCGCCCACGTCATTTCATCGCGTGCTGGAGCTGTTGCCTGCCGATACCGACATCCACATCCAGCCGGGTTGGGCGACGCCGATGATCTCGTATGTGGACGCGCGCGACTTCGCCGGGCACGAGTTCTTCGACCTGGTGCACGGCGGCATCTTCGCCAATCGCGCCGCGTCCGAGGAAGTCCTCGTGTGGATCAACCGCATGCCGTCGGAAACGTCGCTGAGCGTCATCTTCCCCGATACACCGGTGGCGCACGAATCCGTTCAGCGCTATATCCACACGATGCGGCGGATGTTCGAAGCGGTGGCCGCTCAGTCGGGCTAG
- a CDS encoding type I polyketide synthase: MSDIAIVGIGCRYAGGIDSPDTFWEFVLDKRDGVVEIPPDRWDYRRYYDPDTRTPGRSYTKHGAFMTIDPWEFDPDFFGISAREATVLDPQQRLLLEVTWEALDDAGIAGRTAGAPVGVYVGGFVVDQSVIGVVGPALFHTDMHTPASASYTMLSNRIAYALNLTGPAITVDTACSSSLVAFHLACQALDNDDCRVALAGGVNVMLQPETFVLMCKGSFLAADGRCKSFDAAADGYGRGEGAGMVVLKKLDDAVRDGDRVYAVVKATGANQDGRTTAITVPNADSQEALARTVCTRAGLTPDAITYVEAHGTGTLVGDPVELRALGRAFGAPAGRTRPLGVGSVKATLGHTEAAAGIASVIKAALAIRHRVIPPQGWLDKPNPDIPFDELGLRIQVDAEPLPPHADPMTIAVNGFGYGGTNAHAILQEYRTQSTVPTTESARHFGILPISARGTGAARAIAGRFADLISAGASPDQLAEAAWTRLAHHQYRTGVLVGDTEDVLRDLRHFAAGEGRDAVRTVAARNDEPVFVFSGMGPQWWGMARELLCAGGVFAETAAKIDAEFSKLSDWSIIDALLQSEAESRVPSTEVAQPANFLVQVALVSELAQYGITPAAVVGHSVGEVSAAYVSGMLSLREAVRVAYHRARLQATTAGSGGMLAVGLPLDRARELIADDPRVDIAAINSASSLTLSGDPDRLDEIAEKLTEDAAFARRLRVEVPYHSRLMDPILDELRAELADLSPRPPTVPLYSTVTGELVTEADWDAEYWCANVRRPVRFFDAVTKAIGAGSRVFLEIGPHPVLSGNIREALVDADVHGTTVATLDRKEPDSASIRRTLIGLYSAGVLEPEQLFPADGPVSAHVPLPRYPWQRTRLHATLPLFEQARLGTPGSYAMLGDPDVEGKADWLLQVGTELLPWLADHVVNGIRIMPGAAYLDAALSATATRLGVKRVALEQVRFVAPLIMAVPDVPLMALSIEESSGRFLIRSRNATGSAWTVHAFGRTLTGSHLPSKATVPTIEVGLDIDPEMFYTGLTAAGLQYGPAFRRVTSMRVGRDMAVATVDGTIATDSGHLAHPAVVDAAMQTAALLFADERINEGVMVPVGVAAVRLLAPIPEQATVVARRDPKARLRADVDLLDAEDNLVLRLTGLQIGALKPGDDPLHRMAEFYYRETMRQRDPVDPAALPDTGSAAMVVVALGKSSRAEQLAAAIPRARQYLADSASNLEAELVETLRQARTEETARLHVCVVAGADSDDLADLWTLKRIAVAVHEFANPRTDEQTPQTVFGDGSVHVTLITERAFTLPDSTIAPDSRQSALAGARRVLLNEQTPLRWRLIDVDADTDIADLVTELAVPGAFSYDNCDEVLLRDGQRWAPEVTKPLPERLAVHDTAEPLTDPEANFELELPRTRLLSALAWRQCPRREPGPGQVEVRMQVIGLNYKDPLKVIGLLGERELAPTYFGTVPGMEGVGTVVRVGAGVEGVAVGDLVAVAAKGMMRRYAIIDRQLVIPLPADTDPGYCTSAIAFATAEYALLELARLEPGETVLIHGAAGGVGTAAIQVAKARGARIIGTASSDERRQHILALGADHAINSRSLDFVDDVLALTDGVGAEVVLSSAPGEILRQNFTAVAEFGRIVEVGKADIYTGGLLELANFDKNVAYYSMDLDRLVAIRPERLASLLQRVYENVLAGVYRPLPYKMFETQDVGTAFEEVIRSTGLARIALRIDAPEPPVRPYLPDIEIRDGATYLITGGFGGFGMATGRWLVLRGARRLVLLGRSGATTEDARRQLEAWRTIGVEVIEELVDVTDADAVADVVARAHGAEHPLRGVFHAAGSVADNRIELMEHEQLAKVYRPKVHGARAVHRAITEAGIRLDMFVLYSSGGSMYGIYGQYNYCAANLAVEALAEEWAKAGERALCIGWGHLSGATGGMAADATATKYLDLVGFGPIDMADATAYLEQTLRLADTRAAIIPTDWAKLTGTFPQLTRTGRTIELAKAAAKDTSELARLRAELVELDDTKRGPFIARKMAAELAVVMGVPVDSIDMTVPVPELGLDSLMAVELGARVTKTLGIDLMSLQMGRSFSLEQAGPKVAELVLAAEAGRPQPLPEPAGVAAP; encoded by the coding sequence GTGTCGGATATCGCTATTGTTGGTATCGGTTGTCGATACGCGGGCGGAATCGATTCGCCCGACACGTTCTGGGAATTCGTCCTCGACAAACGGGACGGCGTGGTCGAGATTCCGCCGGATCGGTGGGATTACCGCCGATACTACGATCCCGACACCCGCACCCCCGGCCGCAGCTACACCAAGCACGGCGCGTTCATGACGATCGATCCCTGGGAGTTCGACCCGGACTTCTTCGGCATCTCGGCTCGCGAGGCGACCGTGCTCGATCCACAGCAACGCCTGCTGCTCGAGGTGACCTGGGAGGCGCTCGACGACGCGGGCATAGCGGGCCGCACCGCCGGCGCGCCGGTCGGTGTGTATGTCGGCGGATTCGTGGTGGACCAGTCGGTGATCGGCGTGGTGGGCCCGGCGCTGTTCCACACCGACATGCACACTCCGGCCAGCGCGTCCTACACCATGCTGTCCAACCGAATCGCCTACGCGCTCAACCTGACCGGCCCAGCGATCACCGTCGACACGGCGTGCTCGTCGTCGCTGGTCGCCTTCCACCTGGCCTGCCAGGCACTCGACAACGACGACTGCCGAGTGGCGCTGGCCGGCGGAGTGAACGTCATGTTGCAGCCCGAGACATTCGTGCTGATGTGCAAGGGCAGCTTCCTCGCCGCCGACGGCCGATGCAAATCCTTCGACGCCGCGGCCGACGGCTACGGCCGTGGCGAGGGCGCGGGCATGGTGGTGCTGAAGAAGCTCGACGACGCGGTGCGCGACGGTGACCGCGTCTACGCCGTGGTCAAGGCCACCGGCGCCAACCAGGACGGGCGCACCACGGCGATCACCGTGCCGAACGCCGATTCGCAAGAGGCGCTGGCCCGCACCGTGTGCACCCGGGCCGGTTTGACACCGGACGCGATCACCTACGTGGAGGCGCACGGCACCGGCACCCTCGTCGGGGATCCGGTCGAATTGCGCGCACTCGGCCGCGCCTTCGGCGCACCGGCCGGACGCACGCGCCCCCTCGGCGTCGGTTCGGTCAAGGCGACACTCGGTCATACCGAGGCCGCGGCCGGAATCGCGAGCGTGATCAAGGCGGCGTTGGCAATTCGGCACCGCGTGATTCCGCCGCAGGGCTGGCTCGACAAGCCCAATCCGGATATTCCCTTCGACGAACTCGGCCTGCGGATCCAGGTGGACGCCGAACCGCTGCCCCCGCACGCTGATCCGATGACGATCGCGGTCAACGGCTTCGGCTACGGCGGCACCAACGCCCACGCGATCCTGCAGGAGTACCGCACGCAGTCGACGGTCCCGACCACCGAATCGGCGCGGCACTTCGGGATCCTGCCCATTTCCGCGCGCGGCACCGGCGCCGCCCGAGCTATCGCCGGTCGCTTCGCCGATCTGATCAGCGCGGGCGCCAGCCCTGACCAGCTGGCCGAGGCGGCGTGGACGCGGCTGGCACACCACCAGTACCGCACGGGCGTACTGGTCGGCGACACCGAGGACGTGCTCCGGGATTTGCGGCACTTCGCGGCGGGCGAGGGTCGTGACGCGGTGCGCACGGTCGCGGCCCGCAACGACGAGCCGGTCTTCGTCTTCTCCGGCATGGGGCCGCAGTGGTGGGGCATGGCGCGTGAATTGCTCTGTGCCGGAGGCGTATTCGCTGAAACCGCAGCGAAGATCGATGCCGAGTTCAGCAAGCTCTCTGATTGGTCGATCATCGACGCGCTCCTGCAGTCCGAGGCGGAGTCGCGCGTACCGAGCACCGAGGTGGCCCAACCGGCCAACTTCCTCGTCCAGGTGGCGTTGGTGAGTGAGCTTGCCCAGTACGGGATCACCCCCGCCGCGGTCGTCGGCCACAGCGTGGGCGAGGTGTCGGCGGCGTATGTCAGCGGGATGCTGTCGCTGCGCGAGGCGGTGCGGGTCGCCTACCATCGAGCTAGGTTGCAGGCGACCACCGCCGGATCGGGCGGGATGCTCGCCGTCGGGTTGCCCCTCGACCGGGCCCGCGAACTCATCGCGGACGACCCGCGTGTCGACATCGCGGCGATCAACAGCGCGAGTTCCCTCACGCTGTCCGGCGATCCGGACCGGCTGGACGAGATCGCCGAAAAGCTCACCGAGGACGCCGCCTTCGCTCGCAGGCTGCGGGTGGAGGTGCCGTATCACAGCCGGTTGATGGACCCGATCCTGGACGAACTGCGCGCCGAACTGGCGGACCTGTCCCCCCGGCCCCCGACGGTGCCGTTGTATTCGACGGTCACCGGCGAACTCGTCACCGAGGCCGACTGGGATGCCGAATACTGGTGCGCGAATGTTCGCCGACCGGTGCGCTTCTTCGATGCCGTGACGAAAGCCATCGGTGCGGGCAGCCGGGTGTTTCTGGAGATCGGCCCACACCCGGTGCTGTCGGGCAACATTCGCGAGGCACTGGTGGACGCGGACGTGCACGGCACCACGGTGGCGACGCTGGACCGCAAAGAGCCCGACTCCGCGAGTATCCGTCGCACGCTGATCGGTCTCTACAGCGCCGGTGTGCTCGAGCCGGAACAGCTGTTCCCGGCAGATGGCCCGGTCAGCGCACATGTGCCGCTCCCACGCTACCCGTGGCAGCGGACGCGATTGCACGCGACCCTGCCGCTGTTCGAGCAGGCCCGGCTCGGCACCCCGGGCAGCTATGCCATGCTCGGTGATCCGGACGTGGAGGGCAAAGCGGACTGGCTACTGCAAGTCGGTACCGAACTGCTGCCCTGGTTGGCCGATCACGTGGTCAACGGAATCCGCATCATGCCGGGTGCGGCCTATCTGGACGCCGCCCTCAGCGCGACGGCGACTCGCCTCGGTGTCAAACGCGTTGCGCTGGAGCAGGTTCGCTTCGTCGCGCCACTGATCATGGCCGTCCCGGATGTGCCGCTCATGGCACTGAGCATCGAGGAGTCCAGCGGCCGCTTCCTGATCAGATCCCGCAATGCGACCGGATCGGCGTGGACCGTCCACGCATTCGGGCGCACCCTGACCGGCAGCCACCTGCCGTCGAAGGCAACGGTGCCCACCATCGAGGTCGGCCTCGATATCGACCCGGAGATGTTCTACACCGGCCTGACCGCCGCCGGCCTGCAGTACGGCCCCGCCTTCCGGCGGGTTACCTCGATGCGGGTCGGCAGGGATATGGCGGTGGCCACGGTCGATGGCACAATCGCCACGGACTCAGGTCATCTCGCGCATCCCGCGGTGGTGGACGCGGCCATGCAGACCGCGGCACTGCTGTTCGCCGACGAGCGGATCAACGAAGGCGTCATGGTGCCCGTCGGCGTGGCGGCGGTTCGACTGCTCGCGCCGATTCCCGAGCAGGCCACGGTGGTCGCTCGCCGCGATCCCAAGGCCCGGCTGCGCGCCGACGTCGATCTGCTGGACGCCGAGGACAACCTGGTGCTGCGGTTGACCGGCCTGCAGATCGGCGCACTGAAACCCGGCGACGATCCACTGCATCGGATGGCCGAGTTCTATTACCGCGAAACCATGCGGCAGCGCGACCCGGTCGACCCGGCCGCCCTGCCCGACACCGGCTCGGCCGCCATGGTCGTCGTCGCGCTCGGGAAAAGCAGTCGCGCCGAACAATTGGCGGCGGCGATCCCGAGAGCACGGCAGTACCTCGCCGATTCGGCATCGAACCTGGAAGCGGAGCTGGTCGAAACCCTGCGGCAGGCCCGAACGGAGGAAACCGCCCGGCTCCATGTGTGCGTGGTGGCCGGTGCCGATTCCGACGATCTCGCGGATCTGTGGACCCTCAAGCGGATCGCCGTCGCGGTACACGAATTCGCCAACCCGCGCACGGACGAGCAGACGCCGCAGACGGTCTTCGGCGACGGCTCCGTGCACGTCACCCTGATCACCGAGCGGGCATTCACATTGCCGGACAGCACGATCGCGCCGGACTCCCGCCAGTCCGCGCTGGCCGGGGCGCGGCGAGTGCTGTTGAACGAGCAGACACCGTTGCGGTGGCGCCTGATCGATGTGGACGCCGACACCGACATCGCCGATCTGGTCACGGAATTGGCTGTGCCGGGTGCGTTTTCGTACGACAACTGCGACGAGGTGCTGCTGCGCGACGGCCAGCGCTGGGCACCCGAGGTGACCAAGCCCCTCCCTGAGCGTCTTGCGGTGCACGACACCGCCGAGCCGCTGACCGACCCCGAGGCCAACTTCGAACTCGAACTTCCCAGAACGCGGTTGCTGTCGGCACTGGCCTGGCGGCAGTGCCCGCGCCGAGAACCGGGCCCCGGTCAGGTCGAGGTCCGCATGCAGGTGATCGGGCTGAATTACAAGGATCCACTCAAGGTGATCGGCCTACTCGGTGAAAGGGAGTTGGCACCAACCTATTTCGGCACCGTACCGGGCATGGAGGGCGTGGGTACGGTCGTGCGGGTCGGCGCTGGAGTCGAGGGTGTCGCCGTCGGGGACCTGGTGGCGGTCGCGGCCAAGGGCATGATGCGGCGTTACGCCATCATCGACCGGCAGCTGGTGATTCCGCTGCCCGCCGACACCGATCCCGGCTATTGCACCAGCGCAATCGCTTTCGCCACGGCCGAATACGCGCTGCTGGAGCTGGCGCGGCTGGAGCCGGGCGAGACGGTGCTCATCCACGGCGCCGCAGGCGGCGTCGGCACGGCCGCTATTCAGGTGGCCAAGGCGCGGGGGGCGCGGATCATCGGCACAGCCAGTTCCGATGAGCGACGACAGCACATCCTCGCGCTCGGCGCGGACCATGCGATAAACTCGCGTTCGCTCGACTTCGTCGACGACGTGCTCGCCTTGACCGATGGTGTCGGCGCCGAGGTCGTGTTGAGCAGCGCCCCTGGTGAGATACTGCGCCAAAACTTCACCGCGGTCGCGGAATTCGGGCGCATCGTCGAGGTCGGCAAGGCCGACATCTACACCGGCGGGCTGCTGGAGCTGGCCAATTTCGACAAGAACGTGGCCTATTACTCGATGGATCTGGACCGGTTGGTCGCCATCCGTCCGGAGCGGCTGGCCAGCCTGCTGCAACGGGTGTACGAGAACGTGCTGGCGGGCGTCTACCGGCCGCTGCCGTACAAGATGTTCGAAACTCAGGACGTAGGAACCGCTTTCGAGGAGGTCATCCGCTCCACGGGGCTCGCCCGGATCGCGCTGCGCATCGACGCACCCGAGCCGCCCGTCCGGCCCTATCTGCCCGACATCGAGATCCGCGACGGCGCAACCTATCTCATCACCGGCGGGTTCGGCGGATTCGGCATGGCCACCGGCCGCTGGCTGGTCCTGCGCGGGGCGCGCCGACTGGTGCTACTCGGCCGCAGCGGTGCGACCACCGAGGACGCACGGCGCCAGCTCGAGGCATGGCGCACCATCGGTGTCGAGGTGATCGAGGAGCTGGTCGATGTGACCGACGCCGACGCCGTCGCCGATGTCGTAGCCCGGGCACACGGCGCCGAACACCCGCTGCGCGGCGTGTTCCATGCGGCGGGCTCGGTGGCCGACAACCGCATCGAGCTCATGGAGCACGAACAGTTAGCGAAGGTGTACCGGCCGAAGGTCCACGGTGCCCGCGCAGTGCACCGCGCGATCACCGAGGCGGGCATCCGGCTGGACATGTTCGTGCTGTACTCCTCCGGTGGCTCGATGTACGGCATCTACGGCCAGTACAACTACTGCGCGGCCAACCTCGCGGTCGAGGCGCTGGCCGAGGAGTGGGCCAAGGCGGGCGAGCGCGCGCTGTGCATCGGGTGGGGACATCTGTCCGGGGCGACGGGCGGGATGGCCGCCGACGCGACGGCCACCAAATACCTCGACCTGGTCGGCTTCGGGCCCATCGATATGGCCGACGCCACCGCGTATCTGGAGCAAACACTGCGCTTGGCGGACACCCGGGCGGCGATCATCCCCACCGACTGGGCCAAACTCACCGGCACCTTCCCGCAGCTGACCCGCACCGGCCGGACGATCGAGCTGGCCAAGGCCGCCGCGAAGGACACCTCCGAGCTCGCCCGGCTGCGCGCTGAACTGGTCGAACTCGACGACACCAAGCGCGGGCCGTTCATCGCTCGCAAAATGGCGGCGGAACTGGCCGTCGTGATGGGCGTCCCGGTGGATTCGATCGATATGACAGTTCCGGTGCCCGAACTCGGACTGGATTCCCTGATGGCAGTGGAACTCGGAGCCCGGGTCACCAAGACCCTCGGCATCGATCTGATGTCATTGCAGATGGGCCGATCATTCAGCCTGGAACAGGCCGGTCCGAAGGTTGCCGAACTCGTGCTCGCCGCCGAAGCCGGGCGGCCGCAGCCGCTGCCCGAACCGGCGGGGGTGGCCGCACCGTGA